Below is a window of Impatiens glandulifera chromosome 2, dImpGla2.1, whole genome shotgun sequence DNA.
cttacaattTTTGTGATTGAATTATGGATAGTTAAAATATTCtccctttttattttaaattatccaaGAATCTAGTTAACCTAATATTCTCTAATCAAATCAGTTGATAATCTTCAAATTAATGTGCTAATCCTAGCCACAAAaccattatttttcatttatcaaATTTCTGTAGAAtctacttttaattatattgtatattaatataaGCATGTGCAGCTAGGTAGCTAATTAATTAGATAGATGACGCAGATGATAAATGGATGACAATAGAGCTTAGCTAATAAGGTGTGTGATCATGTGAAGGTGCATGTATTAGAACCATATATTAagtattaattaacattaacaattgatttattactggctaattaatttattaatgatgacgttaacaaaaaaaaagaagattctGTCTATTTAGTCCCTTAGTTAATTACAAATTACTCCATATGATTTGATAACTTAATTGGATAAAGTTTAGACAatttgtcatcttttaatttttttttttgacttgACTAATCTCATCAATCCTAGATTAGctagattaattaattacaatatcATAGTGTATTTCACTTTCATAGATCAGGCATGACGTCCCAAACTACAAATTAAAGAATATTACATCTCTTATAATCTAGTTActcataaaaaacaatttaaatatcaagatttttttattagaatataataatattcatcCTAATCTTTttcagaaataattttttaatagtttttttaagaATTGTATTGTTAACTAAATATTATCAATCTCACTGGTTGAGTGAGATTATAATGGGGCggaaattatattaattattttggccgtttaatttcaatattatttttactattatatTCGTCTTTTCACtctgtttatatatattcatattattataaataaaaagggtgattttatatatctaatatatcTACTAATATTTGAGACGAAATCAGAACGGGAACATAAATATCAACTTGTCTTATTCTTATTTAACTATTGGTTAAAcaagaaaaacaattattcaGACCATgacaatttgatttgaaaactGCATGATggataataaatgatatatttagtAACCACTTAGTTTTTAAAGAGGTTGAATTGTCAAATTATGATAAACAATAAAGTAGTCCTAAATTCTTAACAATAAGCCTTATTTGACTATTGAAATTCTGAATTTAactcattttatataattttaatcataaaaaatttcaaattgtgaagttgaaaaaaaatctgaaatctcatcttacccaaaaaaaaaagagccaaatttgacaatttaactgtttcttaaatatataatttttaaaataaaaatatatatagaactCTAATGATAAATTCCCTTAATCCGTCTGTTTTTGATGCTTCACCCCTTTGTTTATGGCGGGACTCAAATTAGTGAGGAGGCGGACTAACATAGAGGTGAATATAGCTCTGGTTGTTCTTTCTTCCTTGGGCAGGCCTGCCTTGTTGTGATAGTCCGGAGTGATAGAACACAAGGAAAGTAGTAGTTGGACGAGGTGCTTACTCTGCGTTGAATTGGCCAATTCAACGTATATTACTTTTAGCTCTCACCATCAATCCTGGCATAGAATATAAGTTCAACAATGGAAACTCAAATCATCAGCTGGCTGTTATGTTAGTTGTAGCGCGCCTTCCCTCCTTCTCTCACTTCGGTTCGGAAAGATTAGTCAGTATTTTCTTATGATGACTTGGTCGAGAGAGTACTTCTGTCTATCTCTAAGAGGGGGCTTCCCGACTacagagaaaaaaagaaatgcaTCTCGTTGAGACGATAGGCAGATTGACCTTACTAATCATATGCCCCAAACCATTGGAATCTCCTTCTCTGTGCTCTGTGAGGAAGTGAATCAGAATCCGCAGCTATTGAAGGGCCAACCCTAACATCTTTATCTGAGGAGCCGGACGACGAAGCCTCCTCTGATGATAAAGATGTCTCCGACGCGACCGGCAAGCTTTCTCTATTGTTCTTTTTTTGGCGGGTTCGGTCAGGCTCGCCGAGAAGGATAGAGATACCCGGAGATTCGTTAGAATCGTAGGGAATCTGAATCCATTACACCAGCTGCAGCAACCGTTGAAAGAAGAGGGGGACAGACCAAAACATTTGACTCTTTACCCATTCCAATATAAAGGATTAGTTAATcaaataatacataataaatgGGTCGGTTTGAAAATAAATGTGGTAAAGAGGGTGGGATCGCGATCGACTAAAAGGAAAGTAGCCCGGAGATATTGGTTCAAATCCAATTCGTGAGACCAGAAGAAAGGTCAGTGTAGAGAAGGTCTGATACCGTACAATACGAGACGATGGAATGCAATGGGATAGATGGTAGAGGGCTGCCTGCGCCCAAAAGGGATGATGAACTTGTCCCCTTGTCCATAGGGACCTCGTGGCATACAACCGAAACGACTCCCGCTAGATAGCCGCCCCTTTATCTCTTTTTACTTATAAGATgcatcaaaataaatcaaatgtgcattaatttagttaattacTAATTAAGTACACAACCCTATATAGCTTgcaattctaaatttaattgcATTTTTagaataatgaataataataattaatatatacagATAAAATTTGATGAGAAGATAAGGAAGGATATTGAATCAAAGGTCCATGTTTGATTAACGGGCAGCTAGGGCAGAGGCCATGAAAAACCTGTCTTTAGACTATACTATACGTACGTACACATCGTCTTCTCCAAAGTTCCAATCTTTCTTAGAATTGCATTCTCAATATGAGCAGCTTCGCCGGCCCAACAAGTCTCATCATCCGTCAATtcatctccaccaccaccacccataagaatagaaacagaggtCCTCCGCCGCTAGCAGCAGCAGCTGCCATTAATGGAAGCTCAAAGAACCCAATTTCCGACCGACGACAACGAAGACAAGTATTGACCTCTCTGTTATCAATTTCCGGAGCATCAATTTGTGGGTTCCAGTTAAGTTCTCCGGCGATGGCGGAGAATTGGGGAACTCATTCGTTTATGAAAGAATGGTTCTTTCAGCCAGAACTTTCGCCGGAGGATTCAGCGGCGAGGATAAAACAGACGGCGGAGGGGCTGCACAGCATAAGGGAAATGTTGGAGACTATGTCGTGGCGGTATGTCCTGTTTTATGTTCGGCTGAAACAGGCTTATCTTTCGAAAGACGTAAGGAATGCATTGGTAACTGTTTCACAGACGAAGAAAGGACCTTACATTAAGGCTGCTAATGAACTTGTCGACAATATTGCAGAggtaattttgttttcttaattaattcttatatattatgaatctgttttattttttttcaatttaatgacaacaaattgattattattattattattaattgtcaGCTGGATTATTATATCCGCACGCCCAAGGTATACGAATCATATCTGTTCTACGAGAAGACCTTGACATCAATCGACGAATTAGTGGCATTGCTAGCATAAGAATATATGTTGGCTGTTAGTttctttagtctaaatctttaatccttaagtctataatctgtatattctatgtcgataaatcgagataaactgtaattgcggaaacgtacctagatcttgaatgaagaacggttcattaagccgttcttcgttattctcttcttcttgatcttggatctggatctgaatctgaatgtggatcttctcgttctggatctggacctggatcggaatgtttgatgtggtggggtttaagtcttccaaccctatattgatagcccttctttagtgttcttgagagatgaacataaaccttattttttcgatgagagaaacaaatcggtaggctatctatatgggttgaggacctagccctaatatactcatttattattcggcccatcaacgaaataataaatggtatttctacttctacacaaatatgtccccatatttattatagatgtctaaataagcccataactcatatactttaatagatcactttaattgggctttaatctttattacgataacaactaatatacaattattaaataatatatgtacccaaatattggaaataattccaacaatctcccacctgggtcatataatatttccttcaactgtatattataaccttatgagctcaaaatattgttatcatttctaaatacatctatatcaatctcgtccatcaattatatcaacataggattaaagcggtttttgttacattaattcgtaactaatccctcaatagtcacatatgtcaatacaatcaaatgacatagattaaacatgggtgtgtagtgtggattaacatgtagtgtgatctttaacatgtctaataccaactgttcctcctttattccttatagagatcaatctgaataactttaaaatcttgattttctttaaaaactaaatctttaattttttagaaactaattctttaatgtgcacataaattctaaattgtatctatacaagcatcacaatacaaactcccactaaaactgtatatcatctaaatatgtaatatccatatgaacaatatgttcatgaaagacctcggataacaaatatttagagaacggatccgtaattttagagtttgtccaaatatgctcaatagataaataaacattctgaattctttattttccaaatagttcgacttagtcaaactcatattactattaaagtaaaagaactgcaaattattgtcacgtaataactttagtggtctttctatatcatccataatttgcaacctcgtgacaaaattttgcagtcagattctttaattggataccacaaaacacctaataaattctgccatcaacttgaaataatttcgagtgtctacttaacactcttccaaaaattaactctttaaactaaaatgatgtggcacgaattttcgactgttttagtatccaacaaaattcgaatcaatataccaaatgatctctatccgattcgatttcactatatgagtatgcaatgttttgttcttaaaatatcacattagttgtttggttgctttcttaatgatccaaactaggatccttcaagtatttgtccaacatcataaatattcttaatttcttgattcatataatctagagcatacattaaactcttgtttaaggagtattatgtatatatatttattttcaagactaatcttgaagtacttatgagactaaatttatttctagatctttcaaaatatccaataattaacatctagaaattctttagtctagtttattttctttagacctataaggcctgaccttaactggacaaccccaaaagaatttactagttgttttagttgaatctttattccatatataagttgtaattcttaactcttccttccaaatgaatcaattacatgaagatattccataaatgtttgtttccaaataaaaaaaaaggtatctaaagtaattctttatttcttcatctttaatatgaattgtcaatgcccacgccgatgtttctttcaccatcaattgacttttgacaattaactcaaccgtacatcaacacatttactttagtaatactgaagttaccattaaatgtgtatgagtactgaagttaaattactcttagaacaaacaaaacaaactataatatgtattcttttatgcaccactttctttagtaattttctttaaggtgcaatatctgcaattcttacaacttcatttctttattatgtattaaggtatttgctaagtgaacactatttatgttatttttgtttcaatcttttatttttcttacacacaattgatgtgagttcatatagagactatgtctccctttagacaactacaattcacatcaattaacttaagtgtaaataagaaaatccaaattagatgcatgagaatacattattgtaactctgactttaatgcattacttttgaaacaaaataaaacatatattatttatgaaatctttattctaataatacccttagcaattttaagcattttagatataattcttaaaaatacaacaaattctaaatatgtcttaaaaattatatcatataaaatgaacttaagatgttgacaaaaaaaaataatccgtataagcagaagtgttaacttgattagataacaaaacaaatgaacaaccatactcacaaaattttaataatcacataaattcaaaataatggtacgtctcatcataagataccaaacgcaacattaatatttagtctttggacattaaatattaacttgcaaacggtactcttttgtagtaatcaaatattaacaataagtcctgtcaaataattggttatctttggatattccaattattcacatggcccaccgaataattgttacatatttattaccacatgtgcataatgttattctgaccaattatttatcttcctttgggccgattaaataaccgcatgaaatacatacacactaccttattaatttataaaacatattaaccttcacaagagagcctactttggtaggatgttgcttcaattaatttatttaataaattaataacttatgtacatactttaagtgtgtaactcgaccaattattaaacttccttttgtccgattaataatcgcatagttacaaacacaaccgtcttaatcttataaaacaaatatgttctataaattaataatttgtacattatttaaatttgcaatccgaccaattattaaccttcctttgggccgattaacaaccgcataattacaaatttaagtgggcctaaaattgtaccaaattttgaatgtgttattaacaCCGAAAATCcgaatgttgttttatgtatcaaaattgcataaattccatatgtgttacacaaaacaaataattgtgattttactaatcactcaattatttcttaatatcaatcaacacaatatatacataaagaccgaaatatgtatatatatttgaatgtgtaatataacatgattgattattcatccaaatataataaataattaaataatcaattacacagattactcaaaattctaaatttatcaattattaggttaattgatttatttattctttaattgtaaattattattattaataaaataataatctctttattcttgtcttttcttaatttctgaatatatttatataaattgactttttcttaatttttgaatatattccatacattaattaagtcataaattaaatggaTGATACATCCgtttttatactaattcattaaatatattaacttaatgtaatcaatatttataaaagattataaacatgataagtaactatttttctttacttaattctcaaatcataacctatatcatagatatatattaaagttttaaaattctagaattccataatatattttactttattcttaattgtatataaatgtattaatacattaacaatTATTACTCTCTTATGACTTAAATTCaggttattaatttgaattattcttttcaaattaataattaaattcaattcttgaaataaaacttttccatcttctttattctttatgattctaaaaccgtttattctttatgatttcTGAAAAATCGTTTAGATGTCTAGAGTCTTTCATTCTTTactataacatataatttaataaagatcGTTTCTAAACTGTTCATCTTCCTCATGCTTTAACAAATATTCTTTAACAAATCCTTTcaatatttgatatctttctttataacatataatccgttctttattttaacttctttattatatctttctaattaattaaatattcatatattatatctaattagAGAATATGAACCATTCTTTAATCAtaattctttaaacaaaatatattaatctgaatatctaaaattatttagatacttgatgtcttttctttattttaatctaatccaaaattttagattaatatatacatcaaatattgttgttactattcattaattcattctatCATTATTCGTTCTAGCCAAATTAGATGAAGAACATAACTAGCCAAATTAGatcaagaacaaaaaaaaatgtctaatcatattcttaaaaattcttataaacttaaatctcaATAGATCGACATAGagagggctctgataccacttgttagtttctttagtctaaatctttaatccttaagtctataatctgtatactctatgtcgataaatcgagataaactgtaattgcggaaacgtacctagatcttgaatgaagaacgtttcattaagccgttcttcgttcttcgttattctcttcttcttgatcttggatttggacctgaatctgaatgtggatcttctcgttctggatctggacctggatcggaatgtttgatgtggtggggtttaagtcttccaaccctatattgatagcccttctttagtgttcttgagagatgaacataaaccttattttttcgatgagagaaacaaatcggtaggctatctatatgggttggggacctagccctaatatacccatttattattcggcccatcaacgaaataataaatagtatttctgcttctacacaaatatgtccccatatttattatagatgtctaaataagcccataactcatatactttaatagatcactttaattgggctttaatctttattacgataacaactaatatacaattattaaataatatatgtacccaaatattggaaataattccaacaataaCTAGATAATCCAAggttatttgtaattattattttttttcattcattaataataatacaaggAATGATAGGAGTTTGCAATTGTAGAGTAAGGAATCATGTGTTCATTTCATTAGGATTATGAGTTTCAATCTACAAAATATGagtatttaaaaacaaaaattatgagaaatatcacaaattcagtttctatttaaattgtttctagttaaaattttaagaaaatatatgcAATTGTAGTTATAGATCTAGTTTATATACTTGAGCTAGTTTACACTCACAACATGTCAACATGTCCGGCCTCCTCCAAGGTTGGATATCAATGGAGGTTctgttcaaattttatttttaatttttttaactttttaaaatttagtttagtTTGATATTATATTGGGTTATGATCTATTTGAAGTAATTTTGATCACTAATGTATTTTTTGGTTCCTTCTATGATGGACCAATGTAGATGTAGAACGAAAACTTAGGCCCAATATGTATTTACCTGAATCTGGATTCTAGGACATCTATAAAACGAACACAAATTCACATTGGCCCATCATACCCTACTTTAGTTTGCAATATCTTTTcaatataattgtaaaattaaattaattagtaatttttttgTCTGGGAGGAGGTGGTTTTGAAATGTAAATTTTGTGACTGACAATATTTACAATTACAGAATTggttaaattcataaaatatgttatattctGTCTCCGAAGAATGGACTTTCTAAAATACTTAGGTCATTCCTATTTTTGTGCCTTAAGACCCGGGTTCTCATTGAATAGTTTGGTAATGCCCAGTTCAATGGATTTGTTTGCTTAACAATtgtatgtataatttattaattcatatatttgttctttttctaattttatttttggaaatggACCTTTCCCAGTACTTTTAtctatttttgtaaaaatttaaatatattataacattatattagttaaacaaattaaaaattcaaataaattaatcttaatcaaacaagattttcaTGCAAAATTTGATTAGATGATTTTTACTgaaatctatataaatatataaggttTTTGGGTATCAGTTTTTTGGaataatctataaattatttaaaaaaacgttGATAACtgattagatatttttttttctaaaaagttTGAAAGGgatttaaaaatatagttttcaaataaaaatattttaattaaaaaatttaatatatacgaTTAAAAAAagactaataaaataatgtattattagaATAGttgaattttatgaaaaaactcGTCCGAATATATGTAGATATTATTTGTTAGCGCAATAATGCAATATATGTACTACCCTTTCCAGTTGTAGAGTGCATTGTACTTTGAACTATTTTTTATCATTGTGGAGACCAAATGTTCCTCCTAAACGGGGGACTTTTTGTATATCATGCATTTTACAAATcccacaaaaaatattattccaaacatttttaattctaaaatgAAAAGTATATACATAATCTAAAATACCCTAAAACCACTAGAGAccttattttgataaaaatcatttcatttcaCTGTCTCcttttatatagttttatttaaaaaaaaaaaattactctctcaaaatcatcaatcaatattttttttaaacttttgtt
It encodes the following:
- the LOC124928131 gene encoding photosynthetic NDH subunit of lumenal location 2, chloroplastic, which encodes MSSFAGPTSLIIRQFISTTTTHKNRNRGPPPLAAAAAINGSSKNPISDRRQRRQVLTSLLSISGASICGFQLSSPAMAENWGTHSFMKEWFFQPELSPEDSAARIKQTAEGLHSIREMLETMSWRYVLFYVRLKQAYLSKDVRNALVTVSQTKKGPYIKAANELVDNIAELDYYIRTPKVYESYLFYEKTLTSIDELVALLA